One Microplitis mediator isolate UGA2020A chromosome 3, iyMicMedi2.1, whole genome shotgun sequence DNA segment encodes these proteins:
- the LOC130664443 gene encoding kinesin-like protein unc-104 isoform X6: MSSVKVAVRVRPFNNREILREAQCIIEMNGNTTTIANPKVPPNTKEAIKSFNYDYSYHSMDPNDENYSSQIMVYKDIGEEMLLHAFEGYNVCIFAYGQTGAGKSYTMMGRQEEGQEGIIPQICKDLFRKIGKNSSDTLKHSVEVSYMEIYCERVRDLLNPKNKGNLRVREHPLLGPYVEDLSKLAVMSYEDIHDLIDEGNKARTVAATNMNETSSRSHAVFTIFFTQQRYDPTTGLATEKVSKISLVDLAGSERADSTGAKGTRLKEGANINKSLTTLGKVISALAEIATKKKKKAEFIPYRDSVLTWLLRENLGGNSKTAMIAAVSPADINYDETLSTLRYADRAKQIVCKAVVNEDANAKLIRELKEEIQKLRELLKQEGIDFLEGDEGAIIKPSKREEDLKEVRQRLPSHQTAEEAVDQLQASEKLIAELNETWEEKLKRTESIRLQREAVFAEMGVAVKEDGVTVGVFSPKKTPHLVNLNEDPLMSECLIYYIKVGYTRVGSAEANIPQDIQLCGPHILSEHCIFENHEGIITLIPTAGALIYVNGREVTEPIILKTGSRVILGRNHVFRFNHPDQVRVRREKNSPAETPGNVETVDWNFAQIELLEKQGIDLKVEMEKRLLVLEEQFRKEKETADQLFEEERKKFEARIDALQKQVEEQSMTMSMYSSYTPEDFNNIEEDIFVNPLFDAESNWNEREFQLAGWAFRKWKYHQFTSLRDDLWGNAIFLKEANAISVELKKKVQFQFTLLTDTLYSPLPPDLLPTDDEEDEERPFPRTIVAVEVQDTKNGATHYWTLDKLRQRLELMRHVYNEDVGIDLFPDTLPAEDDIFHLYTRFSLANLLPSRQRLELMREMYHNEAELSPTSPDYNIESITGGDPFYDRFPWFRMVGRSFIYLSNLMYPVPLIHKVAIVNEKGDVKGYLRVAVQAVIEAENSEYSSGVRQSARISFDDDLFGSNNQRHGKRAALTSNMEKSQQMIMPEERVVEGQTDGKEHIKDEEEVCDGDSGRGDSSVASDMKEEELPDHLQPGVEFTFRVTVLQAMGISTEYADIFCQFNFLHRHDEAFSTEPVKNTGKGNPPGFYHVQNITVTVTKSFLDYLKTQPIVFEVFGHYQQHPLHKDAKLDYVRQPPKRMLPPSIPISQPVRSPKFGSVLPSPSTSHIHAKYDVLVWFEICELAPNGEYVPLVVDHSDDLPCRGVFLLHQGIQRRIRITIVHEHAQELRWKDVRELVVGRIRNTPEPEEEDNDSSVLSLGLFPGEYLEIPGDDRCMFRFEAAWDSSLHNSNLLNRVTSYGEQIFMTISAYLELENCGRPAIITKDLSMIIYGRDARVGPRSLKHLFSGSYRNQEANRLSGVYELVLRRSSEAGVQRRQRRVLDTSSTYVRGEENLHGWRPRGDSLIFDHQWELEKLTRLEEVEKIRHTLLLREKLGIDKMPICNKTQCDFTKSEKFFNLNIQEVCNMVAKATNEPHASPVKLKKSTSKDVYEPWEMTEREKEIASKYVKLIQGRIPSKEPIVLSDVSPGDDTATDMSASMMSSVISSSSQESVTHLSTSNSSDIQPAGIIVRRSKSCIFRLTSPERARLHELQESMMAGDSSQSSLAPAPLGSTSPLKENLVLYVPEVEEIRISPVIARKGYLNVLEHKTNGWKKRWVAVRRPYVFIFREEKDPVERALINLATAQVEYSEDQLAMVKVPNTFSVVTKHHGYLLQTLGDKEVYDWLYAINPLLAGQIRSKLARKLPITNPPINLSTSLITSSLTSTTTTTTTAPISASTDNQGHTNNK; the protein is encoded by the exons ATGTCGTCCGTAAAAGTGGCCGTGAGGGTACGTCCCTTTAATAATCGCGAAATATTACGTGAAGCACAATGTATTATCGAAATGAATGGTAATACAACGACAATAGCAAACCCAAAGGTTCCACCTAACACAAAAGAAGCTATAAAGAGCTTCAATTATGATTATTCTTACCACTCAATGGATCCCAATGACGAAAATTACTCGTCTCAAATAATGGTGTACAAAGACATTGGAGAAGAAATGCTTTTGCATGCATTTGAAGGTTacaatgtatgtatatttgcTTACGGGCAAACCGGTGCCGGCAAATCGTACACAATGATGGGTAGACAAGAGGAAGGACAAGAGGGTATTATACCTCAGATATGCAAAGATTTGTTTCGtaaaataggaaaaaattcaagCGATACTTTAAAGCACTCGGTTGAAGTTTCATACATGGAGATTTATTGTGAACGAGTACGTGATTTATTGAACCCCAAGAACAAAGGTAATTTACGGGTACGTGAGCATCCACTTTTGGGACCTTATGTTGAAGATTTATCAAAGTTGGCTGTTATGTCTTATGAAGACATTCACGATTTAATTGACGAGGGTAACAAAGCCCGTACCGTCGCTGCTACAAATATGAATGAAACTTCATCACGTTCACATGCAGTGTTTACgatattttttacccaacAAAGATACGATCCCACTACGGGATTGGCTACGGAGAAAGTTAGCAAGATTTCGCTGGTCGATTTGGCCGGCAGTGAACGGGCAGACTCTACCGGCGCCAAAGGCACGAGATTGAAGGAGGGCgctaatattaataaaagtctCACGACCCTGGGAAAAGTTATAAGCGCACTTGCTGAAATt gcaacaaaaaagaagaaaaaggcGGAATTTATTCCCTACCGTGATTCAGTATTAACGTGGCTCTTACGTGAAAATTTGGGCGGTAATTCAAAAACCGCAATGATTGCCGCAGTAAGTCCTGCAGATATAAATTACGACGAGACACTTTCAACTCTCAGATACGCAGATCGCGCTAAGCAAATAGTCTGCAAAGCTGTGGTCAACGAGGACGCAAATGCGAAACTTATACGCGAGCTCAAAGAAGAAATTCAGAAGCTCAGAGAATTACTTAAACAAGAAGGAATTGATTTCCTGGAAG gagACGAGGGCGCGATAATAAAACCTTCGAAACGTGAAGAAGATCTTAAAGAAGTAAGACAACGACTTCCTTCACACCAGACTGCTGAGGAAGCCGTCGATCAGCTGCAAGCTTCCGAAAAGTTGATTGcgg aacttAACGAAACATGGGAGGAAAAGTTAAAGAGAACTGAATCAATACGTTTACAACGAGAAGCGGTATTCGCTGAAATGGGAGTCGCTGTTAAAGAAGATGGCGTTACTGTTGGTGtattttctcccaagaaaacACCTCACCTTGTTAATCTTAATGAAGATCCGCTCATGTCCGAAtgcttaatttattatattaaagttGGATACACGCGAGTTGGTTCCGCAGAGGCCAACATACCCCAGGATATTCAGCTTTGCGGGCCTCATATTTTAAGCGAGCActgtatttttgaaaaccacGAGGGGATTATCACATTAATACCAACTGCCGGTgctttaatttatgttaaTGGCCGCGAAGTTACTGAGCCAATTATCTTGAAAACGGGATCCCGTGTTATCCTAGGTCGCAACCACGTCTTCAGATTTAATCATCCTGACCAAG TGAGAGTGAGgcgcgaaaaaaattcaccCGCAGAAACACCAGGAAATGTCGAGACAGTAGACTGGAATTTTGCACAAATAGAATTACTCGAAAAACAAGGAATTGATTTGAAAGTTGAAATGGAAAAACGTTTGCTGGTACTCGAGGAACAGTTTCGTAAAGAAAAAGAAACAGCTGACCAATTGTTTGAAGAGGAGCGCAAG AAATTCGAAGCACGGATCGATGCGTTACAGAAACAAGTGGAAGAACAAAGCATGACAATGTCAATGTACAGCAGCTACACACCCGAGGactttaataatattgaagAAGATATTTTCG TCAACCCATTGTTTGACGCAGAGAGCAATTGGAACGAGCGTGAATTCCAACTTGCTGGTTGGGCCTTTCGTAAATGGAAGTATCATCAATTCACAAGCTTACGCGATGATTTATGGGGCAATGCAATATTTCTCAAAGAAGCTAACGCTATTTCTGTCGAGCTTAAGAAGAAG gTTCAATTTCAATTTACTCTACTAACAGACACTCTCTACTCGCCTCTACCTCCCGATTTGCTGCCAACGGACGACGAAGAAGACGAAGAACGTCCATTCCCCCGAACAATTGTCGCCGTCGAAGTTCAAGACACCAAAAATGGCGCGACTCATTACTGGACTCTGGATAAACTTCG ACAGCGCTTGGAATTGATGCGTCACGTGTACAATGAAGATGTAGGCATAGACCTGTTTCCCGACACTCTACCAGCGGAGGATGATATATTCCATTTGTATACGAGGTTCTCGCTCGCAAATCTTTTGCCTTCGAG ACAACGTCTCGAACTGATGCGCGAAATGTATCACAATGAGGCCGAACTATCGCCAACATCACCGGATTACAATATCGAGAGTATAACCGGCGGTGATCCATTTTACGACCGATTTCCCTGGTTCCGCATGGTCGGACGctcatttatttacttgagCAATCTGATGTATCCGGTACCGCTGATACACAAGGTGGCCATTGTCAACGAAAAAGGGGACGTCAAAGGTTATCTGCGTGTTGCTGTTCAAGCTGTTATTG AAGCGGAAAACAGTGAATACTCAAGCGGGGTACGTCAATCAGCTCGTATATCATTCGACGATGACTTATTTGGCAGCAACAACCAGCGCCATGGCAAGCGTGCAGCGTTGACTTCAAATATGGAGAAGAGCCAGCAGATGATAATGCCGGAGGAACGTGTGGTAGAGGGTCAGACTGACGGAAAAGAGCATATTAAAGATGAAGAAGAAGTCTGCGATGGGGACAGTGGACGCGGTGACAGTTCCGTCGCCAGCGATATGAAGGAAGAGGAACTCCCGGATCACCTTCAACCTGGGGTTGAATTCACTTTCCGCGTTACTGTTCTCCAGGCGATGGGCATCTCTACTGAGTACGCAGATATATTCTGTCAGTTCAACTTCCTACATCGTCATGACGAGGCTTTCTCAACGGAGCCGGTTAAGAATACCGGCAAGGGAAACCCGCCTGGTTTTTATCATGTACAAAATATTACTGTCACTGTCACCAAATCATTTTTGGATTATTTGAAGACTCAGCCAATTGTTTTTGAAGTTTTCGGACACTATCAGCAGCACCCGTTACACAAAGACGCTAAATTAGACta cGTTCGACAGCCACCAAAACGAATGTTACCACCTTCAATACCAATAAGCCAACCGGTAAGATCCCCAAAATTCGGTTCGGTATTGCCATCTCCCAGTACATCCCACATTCACGCAAAGTATGACGTTCTCGTGTGGTTCGAAATATGCGAACTGGCGCCCAACGGCGAGTACGTGCCCCTTGTAGTAGACCACAGTGACGATTTACCCTGCCGCGGTGTGTTCCTTCTGCACCAAGGAATACAGCGACGCATTCGTATCACAATTGTTCATGAACACGCCCAGGAATTGCGCTGGAAAGACGTTCGCGAATTGGTCGTCGGGCGCATACGTAACACACCCGAACCCGAAGAAGAAGATAACGACTCATCAGTATTATCGCTCGGACTATTCCCGGGCGAGTATTTAGAAATACCTGGAGATGATCGATGCATGTTCCGTTTTGAAGCCGCCTGGGACAGTTCCCTTCACAATTCAAACCTTCTTAACCGCGTGACATCTTACGGCGAGCAAATATTCATGACTATTTCTGCGTATTTGGAACTTGAAAACTGCGGAAGACCGGCTATCATTACCAAAGATCTGAGCATGATTATTTACGGCAGAGATGCGCGGGTCGGACCGCGGTCACTAAAACATCTCTTTAGCGGTAGCTATCGTAACCAGGAGGCCAATCGTTTGAGCGGCGTCTACGAACTGGTCTTACGGCGGTCATCCGAAGCTGGCGTACAGCGACGCCAGCGGCGGGTTCTTGACACCAGTTCGACTTACGTCCGCGGAGAAGAAAATCTTCACGGATGGCGGCCACGCGGCGACAGTTTGATCTTCGATCACCAATGGGAGTTGGAAAAACTAACCCGTCTGGAGGAGGTGGAGAAAATTCGGCATACTCTCCTGCTGAGGGAGAAACTGGGCATCGACAAGATGCCGATTTGTAATAAGACTCAGTGTGACTTCACTAAGAGCGAGAAG ttttttaatttaaacatacaGGAAGTCTGCAATATGGTGGCAAAGGCAACAAACGAACCACACGCTAGCccagttaaattaaaaaaatcaacgaGCAAAGATGTCTATGAGCCATGGGAAATGACTGAACGTGAGAAAGAAATTGCCAGCAAGTACGTTAAGTTAATTCAAGGCAGAATTCCAAGCAAGGAGCCAATTGTACTGAGTGATGTGTCACCTGGAGACGACACCGCGACCGATATGTCAGCATCAATGATGTCATCGGTGATATCCTCATCATCTCAAGAGTCAGTAACACATTTGTCTACTTCTAATAGCTCTGACATTCAG CCAGCTGGGATTATTGTACGTCGTTCTAAGTCGTGCATCTTTAGGTTGACTTCACCCGAACGAGCGCGACTCCATGAGCTACAGGAAAGTATGATGGCCGGAGATTCAAGTCAATCATCACTAGCACCAGCTCCGCTTGGTTCAACTTCACCCTTAAAAGAAAATCTAGTTCTCTATGTACCGGAAGTCGAGGAGATTCGCATCAGTCCGGTAATAGCCCGCAAGGGGTATCTCAATGTCTTGGAGCACAAAACCAACGGCTGGAAAAAACGATGGGTG gCCGTACGTAGACCGTACGTTTTTATATTTAGAGAAGAAAAAGACCCAGTCGAACGGGCATTGATTAATTTAGCCACTGCACAAGTTGAATACTCTGAAGATCAACTCGCTATGGTTAAAGTACCAAATACATTTAG cgtCGTCACAAAACATCACGGATATTTACTCCAAACATTAGGCGACAAAGAAGTGTACGACTGGTTGTACGCAATAAACCCATTATTAGCTGGACAAATAAGGTCTAAATTAGCACGAAAATTACCAATAACTAATCccccaataaatttatcaacctCATTAATAACCTCATCTCTAAcctcaacaacaacaacaacaacaactgcACCCATTTCAGCGTCAACGGATAATCAAGGACACACTAACAATAAGTGA
- the LOC130664443 gene encoding kinesin-like protein unc-104 isoform X2, whose protein sequence is MSSVKVAVRVRPFNNREILREAQCIIEMNGNTTTIANPKVPPNTKEAIKSFNYDYSYHSMDPNDENYSSQIMVYKDIGEEMLLHAFEGYNVCIFAYGQTGAGKSYTMMGRQEEGQEGIIPQICKDLFRKIGKNSSDTLKHSVEVSYMEIYCERVRDLLNPKNKGNLRVREHPLLGPYVEDLSKLAVMSYEDIHDLIDEGNKARTVAATNMNETSSRSHAVFTIFFTQQRYDPTTGLATEKVSKISLVDLAGSERADSTGAKGTRLKEGANINKSLTTLGKVISALAEIATKKKKKAEFIPYRDSVLTWLLRENLGGNSKTAMIAAVSPADINYDETLSTLRYADRAKQIVCKAVVNEDANAKLIRELKEEIQKLRELLKQEGIDFLEGPDGKISYEKKESRDEGAIIKPSKREEDLKEVRQRLPSHQTAEEAVDQLQASEKLIAELNETWEEKLKRTESIRLQREAVFAEMGVAVKEDGVTVGVFSPKKTPHLVNLNEDPLMSECLIYYIKVGYTRVGSAEANIPQDIQLCGPHILSEHCIFENHEGIITLIPTAGALIYVNGREVTEPIILKTGSRVILGRNHVFRFNHPDQVRVRREKNSPAETPGNVETVDWNFAQIELLEKQGIDLKVEMEKRLLVLEEQFRKEKETADQLFEEERKKFEARIDALQKQVEEQSMTMSMYSSYTPEDFNNIEEDIFVNPLFDAESNWNEREFQLAGWAFRKWKYHQFTSLRDDLWGNAIFLKEANAISVELKKKVQFQFTLLTDTLYSPLPPDLLPTDDEEDEERPFPRTIVAVEVQDTKNGATHYWTLDKLRQRLELMRHVYNEDVGIDLFPDTLPAEDDIFHLYTRFSLANLLPSRQRLELMREMYHNEAELSPTSPDYNIESITGGDPFYDRFPWFRMVGRSFIYLSNLMYPVPLIHKVAIVNEKGDVKGYLRVAVQAVIAENSEYSSGVRQSARISFDDDLFGSNNQRHGKRAALTSNMEKSQQMIMPEERVVEGQTDGKEHIKDEEEVCDGDSGRGDSSVASDMKEEELPDHLQPGVEFTFRVTVLQAMGISTEYADIFCQFNFLHRHDEAFSTEPVKNTGKGNPPGFYHVQNITVTVTKSFLDYLKTQPIVFEVFGHYQQHPLHKDAKLDYVRQPPKRMLPPSIPISQPVRSPKFGSVLPSPSTSHIHAKYDVLVWFEICELAPNGEYVPLVVDHSDDLPCRGVFLLHQGIQRRIRITIVHEHAQELRWKDVRELVVGRIRNTPEPEEEDNDSSVLSLGLFPGEYLEIPGDDRCMFRFEAAWDSSLHNSNLLNRVTSYGEQIFMTISAYLELENCGRPAIITKDLSMIIYGRDARVGPRSLKHLFSGSYRNQEANRLSGVYELVLRRSSEAGVQRRQRRVLDTSSTYVRGEENLHGWRPRGDSLIFDHQWELEKLTRLEEVEKIRHTLLLREKLGIDKMPICNKTQCDFTKSEKFFNLNIQEVCNMVAKATNEPHASPVKLKKSTSKDVYEPWEMTEREKEIASKYVKLIQGRIPSKEPIVLSDVSPGDDTATDMSASMMSSVISSSSQESVTHLSTSNSSDIQPAGIIVRRSKSCIFRLTSPERARLHELQESMMAGDSSQSSLAPAPLGSTSPLKENLVLYVPEVEEIRISPVIARKGYLNVLEHKTNGWKKRWVAVRRPYVFIFREEKDPVERALINLATAQVEYSEDQLAMVKVPNTFSVVTKHHGYLLQTLGDKEVYDWLYAINPLLAGQIRSKLARKLPITNPPINLSTSLITSSLTSTTTTTTTAPISASTDNQGHTNNK, encoded by the exons ATGTCGTCCGTAAAAGTGGCCGTGAGGGTACGTCCCTTTAATAATCGCGAAATATTACGTGAAGCACAATGTATTATCGAAATGAATGGTAATACAACGACAATAGCAAACCCAAAGGTTCCACCTAACACAAAAGAAGCTATAAAGAGCTTCAATTATGATTATTCTTACCACTCAATGGATCCCAATGACGAAAATTACTCGTCTCAAATAATGGTGTACAAAGACATTGGAGAAGAAATGCTTTTGCATGCATTTGAAGGTTacaatgtatgtatatttgcTTACGGGCAAACCGGTGCCGGCAAATCGTACACAATGATGGGTAGACAAGAGGAAGGACAAGAGGGTATTATACCTCAGATATGCAAAGATTTGTTTCGtaaaataggaaaaaattcaagCGATACTTTAAAGCACTCGGTTGAAGTTTCATACATGGAGATTTATTGTGAACGAGTACGTGATTTATTGAACCCCAAGAACAAAGGTAATTTACGGGTACGTGAGCATCCACTTTTGGGACCTTATGTTGAAGATTTATCAAAGTTGGCTGTTATGTCTTATGAAGACATTCACGATTTAATTGACGAGGGTAACAAAGCCCGTACCGTCGCTGCTACAAATATGAATGAAACTTCATCACGTTCACATGCAGTGTTTACgatattttttacccaacAAAGATACGATCCCACTACGGGATTGGCTACGGAGAAAGTTAGCAAGATTTCGCTGGTCGATTTGGCCGGCAGTGAACGGGCAGACTCTACCGGCGCCAAAGGCACGAGATTGAAGGAGGGCgctaatattaataaaagtctCACGACCCTGGGAAAAGTTATAAGCGCACTTGCTGAAATt gcaacaaaaaagaagaaaaaggcGGAATTTATTCCCTACCGTGATTCAGTATTAACGTGGCTCTTACGTGAAAATTTGGGCGGTAATTCAAAAACCGCAATGATTGCCGCAGTAAGTCCTGCAGATATAAATTACGACGAGACACTTTCAACTCTCAGATACGCAGATCGCGCTAAGCAAATAGTCTGCAAAGCTGTGGTCAACGAGGACGCAAATGCGAAACTTATACGCGAGCTCAAAGAAGAAATTCAGAAGCTCAGAGAATTACTTAAACAAGAAGGAATTGATTTCCTGGAAG GCCCCGATGGTAAAATTTCTTATGAAAAGAAAGAATCTA gagACGAGGGCGCGATAATAAAACCTTCGAAACGTGAAGAAGATCTTAAAGAAGTAAGACAACGACTTCCTTCACACCAGACTGCTGAGGAAGCCGTCGATCAGCTGCAAGCTTCCGAAAAGTTGATTGcgg aacttAACGAAACATGGGAGGAAAAGTTAAAGAGAACTGAATCAATACGTTTACAACGAGAAGCGGTATTCGCTGAAATGGGAGTCGCTGTTAAAGAAGATGGCGTTACTGTTGGTGtattttctcccaagaaaacACCTCACCTTGTTAATCTTAATGAAGATCCGCTCATGTCCGAAtgcttaatttattatattaaagttGGATACACGCGAGTTGGTTCCGCAGAGGCCAACATACCCCAGGATATTCAGCTTTGCGGGCCTCATATTTTAAGCGAGCActgtatttttgaaaaccacGAGGGGATTATCACATTAATACCAACTGCCGGTgctttaatttatgttaaTGGCCGCGAAGTTACTGAGCCAATTATCTTGAAAACGGGATCCCGTGTTATCCTAGGTCGCAACCACGTCTTCAGATTTAATCATCCTGACCAAG TGAGAGTGAGgcgcgaaaaaaattcaccCGCAGAAACACCAGGAAATGTCGAGACAGTAGACTGGAATTTTGCACAAATAGAATTACTCGAAAAACAAGGAATTGATTTGAAAGTTGAAATGGAAAAACGTTTGCTGGTACTCGAGGAACAGTTTCGTAAAGAAAAAGAAACAGCTGACCAATTGTTTGAAGAGGAGCGCAAG AAATTCGAAGCACGGATCGATGCGTTACAGAAACAAGTGGAAGAACAAAGCATGACAATGTCAATGTACAGCAGCTACACACCCGAGGactttaataatattgaagAAGATATTTTCG TCAACCCATTGTTTGACGCAGAGAGCAATTGGAACGAGCGTGAATTCCAACTTGCTGGTTGGGCCTTTCGTAAATGGAAGTATCATCAATTCACAAGCTTACGCGATGATTTATGGGGCAATGCAATATTTCTCAAAGAAGCTAACGCTATTTCTGTCGAGCTTAAGAAGAAG gTTCAATTTCAATTTACTCTACTAACAGACACTCTCTACTCGCCTCTACCTCCCGATTTGCTGCCAACGGACGACGAAGAAGACGAAGAACGTCCATTCCCCCGAACAATTGTCGCCGTCGAAGTTCAAGACACCAAAAATGGCGCGACTCATTACTGGACTCTGGATAAACTTCG ACAGCGCTTGGAATTGATGCGTCACGTGTACAATGAAGATGTAGGCATAGACCTGTTTCCCGACACTCTACCAGCGGAGGATGATATATTCCATTTGTATACGAGGTTCTCGCTCGCAAATCTTTTGCCTTCGAG ACAACGTCTCGAACTGATGCGCGAAATGTATCACAATGAGGCCGAACTATCGCCAACATCACCGGATTACAATATCGAGAGTATAACCGGCGGTGATCCATTTTACGACCGATTTCCCTGGTTCCGCATGGTCGGACGctcatttatttacttgagCAATCTGATGTATCCGGTACCGCTGATACACAAGGTGGCCATTGTCAACGAAAAAGGGGACGTCAAAGGTTATCTGCGTGTTGCTGTTCAAGCTGTTATTG CGGAAAACAGTGAATACTCAAGCGGGGTACGTCAATCAGCTCGTATATCATTCGACGATGACTTATTTGGCAGCAACAACCAGCGCCATGGCAAGCGTGCAGCGTTGACTTCAAATATGGAGAAGAGCCAGCAGATGATAATGCCGGAGGAACGTGTGGTAGAGGGTCAGACTGACGGAAAAGAGCATATTAAAGATGAAGAAGAAGTCTGCGATGGGGACAGTGGACGCGGTGACAGTTCCGTCGCCAGCGATATGAAGGAAGAGGAACTCCCGGATCACCTTCAACCTGGGGTTGAATTCACTTTCCGCGTTACTGTTCTCCAGGCGATGGGCATCTCTACTGAGTACGCAGATATATTCTGTCAGTTCAACTTCCTACATCGTCATGACGAGGCTTTCTCAACGGAGCCGGTTAAGAATACCGGCAAGGGAAACCCGCCTGGTTTTTATCATGTACAAAATATTACTGTCACTGTCACCAAATCATTTTTGGATTATTTGAAGACTCAGCCAATTGTTTTTGAAGTTTTCGGACACTATCAGCAGCACCCGTTACACAAAGACGCTAAATTAGACta cGTTCGACAGCCACCAAAACGAATGTTACCACCTTCAATACCAATAAGCCAACCGGTAAGATCCCCAAAATTCGGTTCGGTATTGCCATCTCCCAGTACATCCCACATTCACGCAAAGTATGACGTTCTCGTGTGGTTCGAAATATGCGAACTGGCGCCCAACGGCGAGTACGTGCCCCTTGTAGTAGACCACAGTGACGATTTACCCTGCCGCGGTGTGTTCCTTCTGCACCAAGGAATACAGCGACGCATTCGTATCACAATTGTTCATGAACACGCCCAGGAATTGCGCTGGAAAGACGTTCGCGAATTGGTCGTCGGGCGCATACGTAACACACCCGAACCCGAAGAAGAAGATAACGACTCATCAGTATTATCGCTCGGACTATTCCCGGGCGAGTATTTAGAAATACCTGGAGATGATCGATGCATGTTCCGTTTTGAAGCCGCCTGGGACAGTTCCCTTCACAATTCAAACCTTCTTAACCGCGTGACATCTTACGGCGAGCAAATATTCATGACTATTTCTGCGTATTTGGAACTTGAAAACTGCGGAAGACCGGCTATCATTACCAAAGATCTGAGCATGATTATTTACGGCAGAGATGCGCGGGTCGGACCGCGGTCACTAAAACATCTCTTTAGCGGTAGCTATCGTAACCAGGAGGCCAATCGTTTGAGCGGCGTCTACGAACTGGTCTTACGGCGGTCATCCGAAGCTGGCGTACAGCGACGCCAGCGGCGGGTTCTTGACACCAGTTCGACTTACGTCCGCGGAGAAGAAAATCTTCACGGATGGCGGCCACGCGGCGACAGTTTGATCTTCGATCACCAATGGGAGTTGGAAAAACTAACCCGTCTGGAGGAGGTGGAGAAAATTCGGCATACTCTCCTGCTGAGGGAGAAACTGGGCATCGACAAGATGCCGATTTGTAATAAGACTCAGTGTGACTTCACTAAGAGCGAGAAG ttttttaatttaaacatacaGGAAGTCTGCAATATGGTGGCAAAGGCAACAAACGAACCACACGCTAGCccagttaaattaaaaaaatcaacgaGCAAAGATGTCTATGAGCCATGGGAAATGACTGAACGTGAGAAAGAAATTGCCAGCAAGTACGTTAAGTTAATTCAAGGCAGAATTCCAAGCAAGGAGCCAATTGTACTGAGTGATGTGTCACCTGGAGACGACACCGCGACCGATATGTCAGCATCAATGATGTCATCGGTGATATCCTCATCATCTCAAGAGTCAGTAACACATTTGTCTACTTCTAATAGCTCTGACATTCAG CCAGCTGGGATTATTGTACGTCGTTCTAAGTCGTGCATCTTTAGGTTGACTTCACCCGAACGAGCGCGACTCCATGAGCTACAGGAAAGTATGATGGCCGGAGATTCAAGTCAATCATCACTAGCACCAGCTCCGCTTGGTTCAACTTCACCCTTAAAAGAAAATCTAGTTCTCTATGTACCGGAAGTCGAGGAGATTCGCATCAGTCCGGTAATAGCCCGCAAGGGGTATCTCAATGTCTTGGAGCACAAAACCAACGGCTGGAAAAAACGATGGGTG gCCGTACGTAGACCGTACGTTTTTATATTTAGAGAAGAAAAAGACCCAGTCGAACGGGCATTGATTAATTTAGCCACTGCACAAGTTGAATACTCTGAAGATCAACTCGCTATGGTTAAAGTACCAAATACATTTAG cgtCGTCACAAAACATCACGGATATTTACTCCAAACATTAGGCGACAAAGAAGTGTACGACTGGTTGTACGCAATAAACCCATTATTAGCTGGACAAATAAGGTCTAAATTAGCACGAAAATTACCAATAACTAATCccccaataaatttatcaacctCATTAATAACCTCATCTCTAAcctcaacaacaacaacaacaacaactgcACCCATTTCAGCGTCAACGGATAATCAAGGACACACTAACAATAAGTGA